In Desulfofundulus kuznetsovii DSM 6115, the following are encoded in one genomic region:
- a CDS encoding tyrosine-type recombinase/integrase — MESGFAGYLRSRGLSPNTVASYLTALRGFARWCEGTYGSFDPAAVTPLDIADYRRYLLDRGKKPGTVNHALDVLGSFFSWAKEEGVVQSDPTDSVKRVPEEKKAPRWLDRKDMGALLRAVQKYGTPRDKALVFLLLHTGLRVSEACSLKVMDVVIRERSGNVVVRRGKGEKWREVPLNATVRKVLAEYLNVHPGGEWLFVSRKGNKLSVRAAERVIEKYARLAGLEGVTPHVLRHTFCKMLVDAGESLDKVAVLAGHSNLNTTARYTRPGVQDLEKAVEKLSWE, encoded by the coding sequence GGCCCTGCGGGGTTTCGCCCGCTGGTGCGAGGGGACATACGGTTCCTTCGACCCGGCGGCGGTGACCCCGCTGGACATTGCCGATTACCGGCGGTACTTGCTTGACAGGGGCAAAAAGCCGGGGACCGTGAACCACGCCCTGGACGTGCTGGGCAGTTTTTTCTCCTGGGCGAAGGAAGAAGGTGTCGTCCAATCGGACCCTACCGACAGCGTGAAGAGGGTTCCTGAAGAAAAGAAAGCCCCCAGGTGGCTGGACAGGAAGGATATGGGAGCTCTGCTCAGGGCCGTGCAGAAATATGGTACGCCCAGGGATAAGGCGCTGGTGTTCCTGCTCCTGCATACAGGGCTGAGGGTATCCGAAGCCTGTTCACTGAAGGTAATGGACGTGGTGATAAGGGAGCGTTCGGGTAACGTCGTCGTCCGCCGGGGAAAGGGGGAGAAGTGGCGGGAGGTACCGCTGAACGCTACGGTAAGGAAGGTGCTGGCCGAATATTTGAACGTCCACCCGGGCGGGGAGTGGCTGTTCGTGAGCCGCAAGGGAAATAAGCTTTCGGTGCGGGCCGCCGAGCGGGTCATCGAGAAGTACGCAAGGCTGGCGGGGCTGGAGGGCGTAACTCCCCACGTACTGCGGCACACCTTCTGCAAGATGCTGGTGGACGCGGGGGAGAGCCTGGACAAGGTGGCTGTTTTAGCAGGTCATTCTAATTTGAACACTACGGCGCGGTACACCAGGCCGGGGGTGCAGGACCTGGAGAAGGCTGTGGAGAAACTGAGCTGGGAGTAG
- a CDS encoding DNA N-6-adenine-methyltransferase, which produces MLNESMFSSRTGEWETPQTFFDALDAEFHFTLDVCARPENAKCARFFTPEQDGLRQSWAGETCWMNPPYGREIGRWVEKAYNEARRGAVVVALLPARTDTRWWHRYVMRAAEIRFVEGRLKFGGAENSAPFPSVVVVFTPEKAVSDGPVVRSMRVK; this is translated from the coding sequence ATGCTGAATGAAAGTATGTTTTCTTCACGGACCGGGGAATGGGAGACCCCGCAGACCTTCTTTGATGCGCTGGATGCCGAATTTCATTTCACTCTGGACGTCTGCGCCCGTCCGGAAAACGCGAAGTGTGCCCGGTTTTTCACTCCTGAGCAGGACGGCCTGCGGCAGTCCTGGGCCGGGGAAACCTGCTGGATGAACCCACCTTATGGCCGGGAAATCGGGCGTTGGGTAGAAAAGGCGTACAACGAAGCCCGGAGAGGCGCCGTCGTAGTGGCCTTGCTTCCGGCCCGGACGGACACTCGGTGGTGGCACCGGTACGTCATGCGGGCTGCGGAGATCAGGTTCGTTGAAGGCCGATTAAAATTTGGCGGTGCGGAGAACAGTGCACCATTTCCATCGGTAGTAGTGGTGTTTACTCCGGAGAAAGCGGTATCGGACGGGCCGGTTGTGAGATCCATGCGGGTGAAATAG
- a CDS encoding DNA methylase N-4/N-6 domain-containing protein, with the protein MKARYLFKLRKNIVLEGDLVLAKRELSALLGYEPDAVANVTSWLEQFPAFVTVKGLASVTSNIRNNGLQAYTVNSNIQLLPTLVKKLSFIQDIYCLIEESHESEFFVQEITEQIKPVINVYRFDGHILIHAVPLYALYEMAEVIVKKSSNPIEAKNNINLLVNALLGKTNEKKAITLAEAALRPKSSLSPLSHDIHYYKAKFFPRMARSLLNIASSNIDYQPQKVINNFVGSGTTLLEAALLGLPSLGIDIDPLSVMISKAKLDVLTVGSDVLTLELIKAEQLLAHNNQSALVNTCNSSHLDRPIRFPSWLMKNRKMTPEIAEELVHEINVLQQVIENGTPEIRPILKVFLSDAISRKVRMRILGTGSGRFSLSFSKYTLSSLFLKSLEKYTKLVAIYEWLEEKLNISLAPSEVVLGDARCISDKLDSFNILLTSPPYLPSSSGRESYTKARVLSLIGLGMIEDNQIDELIDLSIGSMDDNGVNLDNLLPEEKEVVEWLLNDELRNIKAKPTARYFLDLRKVFQEMIKVLNPGALAIIVVSKQSTFYEFVTRKPLYTIPVAEILAEEARSAGFTVLELLDVKLQKSNRNARPRSLDDYYETLIFLQKKIN; encoded by the coding sequence ATGAAAGCACGATACTTGTTTAAGTTACGCAAGAATATTGTTTTAGAAGGTGACCTTGTTTTAGCGAAACGAGAGTTATCTGCCCTTCTGGGGTATGAGCCAGATGCAGTAGCAAACGTAACTAGTTGGCTGGAGCAATTTCCAGCTTTTGTTACTGTTAAAGGGCTTGCATCAGTAACAAGTAACATTCGTAATAACGGTTTGCAGGCATACACTGTAAATAGCAATATACAACTTTTACCAACCTTAGTTAAAAAACTCAGTTTCATTCAAGATATTTATTGCCTTATCGAAGAAAGTCACGAAAGTGAGTTTTTTGTGCAAGAAATTACCGAGCAAATAAAACCAGTAATTAACGTTTATCGTTTCGATGGACATATTTTGATTCATGCAGTTCCCCTGTATGCTTTATATGAAATGGCTGAGGTTATTGTTAAGAAATCTTCTAATCCCATAGAGGCAAAAAATAATATCAATCTGTTGGTTAACGCACTCCTTGGGAAAACAAATGAAAAGAAAGCTATTACTCTGGCCGAAGCTGCTCTGAGACCCAAGTCGTCATTATCTCCGTTATCGCATGATATCCACTACTATAAGGCAAAGTTCTTTCCAAGGATGGCGCGTTCTTTACTTAACATTGCATCGAGTAACATTGATTACCAACCTCAAAAAGTGATTAACAATTTTGTTGGTAGTGGTACTACTTTGCTTGAAGCGGCTTTGTTAGGTTTACCTTCCTTAGGAATAGATATTGACCCGCTCTCAGTGATGATATCGAAAGCTAAGCTGGATGTTCTTACTGTTGGTAGTGATGTTCTTACTCTTGAGCTGATAAAAGCAGAACAATTGTTAGCTCATAACAACCAATCTGCTCTTGTCAATACGTGTAATAGCTCACATTTAGACAGGCCAATCCGTTTTCCGTCTTGGTTAATGAAAAATCGAAAAATGACGCCTGAAATTGCCGAGGAACTTGTACACGAGATAAATGTGTTACAGCAAGTAATTGAAAATGGAACACCAGAGATTCGGCCTATCTTAAAAGTTTTTTTATCTGATGCGATTTCACGAAAAGTTCGGATGCGCATTCTAGGAACCGGTAGTGGTAGATTTTCACTCTCTTTCTCCAAATATACATTATCTAGTCTCTTCCTAAAGTCTCTTGAAAAGTACACCAAATTAGTTGCAATCTACGAATGGTTGGAAGAAAAACTAAATATCTCCCTCGCTCCTTCCGAAGTCGTATTGGGCGATGCGCGTTGTATCTCTGATAAACTAGATTCTTTTAATATTTTATTGACGTCTCCGCCCTACCTTCCATCCTCCAGTGGTAGAGAAAGCTATACTAAAGCACGTGTTTTATCTCTTATTGGGCTGGGAATGATTGAGGATAATCAAATAGATGAGCTTATAGACCTTTCAATAGGGTCGATGGATGACAACGGTGTTAATTTAGATAACCTTTTACCAGAGGAGAAAGAGGTTGTAGAATGGCTCCTAAACGATGAACTTAGAAATATAAAAGCCAAACCAACTGCTCGCTATTTTCTTGATTTGCGCAAGGTATTCCAGGAAATGATTAAAGTATTGAATCCGGGTGCTCTAGCGATTATTGTTGTCAGTAAACAGAGTACCTTTTACGAATTTGTTACACGTAAGCCTTTATACACCATACCGGTGGCAGAAATACTCGCGGAAGAAGCAAGATCGGCAGGTTTTACCGTATTAGAACTTCTAGATGTTAAATTACAAAAGTCAAATCGCAATGCTCGTCCCAGATCGTTAGATGACTATTACGAAACGTTAATTTTTCTTCAGAAAAAAATTAATTAG
- a CDS encoding DUF2325 domain-containing protein: MRCLIVGTDRLGAAPAVLRQKFGVREVIHWDGRRKKLPESLPKGTDLIVVYTNFVRHALMWRVKELARETGVKVIWLRRGLSELEVLENAV; the protein is encoded by the coding sequence GTGCGATGTCTTATTGTAGGTACCGACCGTTTAGGTGCGGCGCCAGCGGTGCTGAGGCAAAAGTTTGGAGTCCGGGAGGTTATTCACTGGGACGGCCGGAGAAAGAAGCTTCCCGAAAGTCTTCCGAAAGGTACGGATTTAATAGTGGTCTACACGAACTTTGTCCGTCATGCTCTGATGTGGCGGGTTAAAGAGCTAGCAAGAGAAACCGGGGTCAAAGTGATCTGGCTAAGGCGCGGGCTTTCGGAGTTGGAGGTGCTGGAAAATGCGGTGTGA
- a CDS encoding metal-dependent hydrolase, with amino-acid sequence MLWRTHFLAGAASGLLLAGNADLKTLALSAGIAGIAALLPDLDDPHSKLGQLVAPASWAVKMTVGHRGPMHSLLGAGVMTLLAVFVLRFWYTQAYVYGNLVPLVLAGYLSHLVMDSLNPQGVPWLWPLKKHFGLPLVKTGNLIERVALMPIMLFLCGWLTWSVVH; translated from the coding sequence GTGCTCTGGCGCACGCACTTTCTGGCAGGGGCCGCTTCCGGTTTGCTCCTGGCCGGTAATGCGGATCTGAAGACATTGGCATTGTCGGCGGGAATAGCCGGAATTGCAGCCCTCCTGCCGGACCTGGACGACCCGCACTCGAAACTGGGGCAGCTGGTGGCTCCTGCTTCATGGGCGGTCAAAATGACAGTAGGTCACCGGGGGCCCATGCACTCGCTTCTGGGAGCGGGGGTGATGACCCTGCTGGCGGTGTTCGTGCTGCGGTTCTGGTATACACAGGCGTATGTATATGGCAACCTGGTGCCACTGGTGCTGGCTGGTTACCTGTCCCATCTGGTTATGGACAGCCTGAACCCCCAGGGCGTACCCTGGCTGTGGCCGTTAAAGAAACATTTCGGGCTACCGCTGGTTAAGACGGGAAACCTGATTGAACGAGTAGCCTTGATGCCGATAATGTTGTTTTTGTGTGGCTGGTTAACATGGTCGGTTGTTCACTGA
- a CDS encoding IS110 family transposase codes for MYFVGIDWSDLHHDVAVLDEKGQELKYFTIPHNRKGMELLKERLLSIDPELENFACLLETKNGLLVQFLLEAGFPVYPLNPKVVDYRRKPSGAKSDPIDARLLANIGRSDLAQLKRLKPDTELIAELKMLTRDQDSLIQESTRLTNKLIACLKEYYPVALELFSKPTLPVALEFFKLYPTPDLVREATVPEMAAFLKKHKHPRPNQTAISIWQKAHEPQLQASAPTVRAKCRLMLALVRQLEVIQEQIAAYDEEINRLFQQHSDSRIFASLPGAAERLAPRLLAEWGDDRERYENAAVVQALAGTSPVLFQSGKYRFARQRRSCVKPFRRAMHLFAFQSIRQVSWAREYYDTKRNQGKTHHEALRALANIWVRIIFAMWKNRTCYDEATFMTARTRYLSRVA; via the coding sequence ATGTACTTCGTAGGGATTGACTGGTCTGACCTGCATCATGACGTAGCTGTGCTTGATGAAAAAGGTCAAGAGCTAAAATATTTCACCATCCCTCACAACAGGAAAGGCATGGAGTTATTAAAGGAAAGGCTCTTGAGCATCGATCCCGAACTGGAAAACTTCGCCTGCCTGCTCGAAACCAAAAACGGTCTTCTGGTGCAGTTTCTGTTGGAAGCCGGCTTTCCGGTTTACCCGCTCAACCCGAAGGTTGTGGATTACCGGCGAAAGCCCTCCGGGGCAAAGAGCGACCCCATCGATGCCCGGCTGCTGGCCAACATCGGCCGCTCCGACCTGGCGCAGTTGAAGAGGCTTAAGCCAGATACGGAACTGATCGCGGAACTAAAGATGCTCACCCGGGACCAGGACAGCCTTATCCAGGAATCCACCCGGTTGACCAATAAGCTCATTGCTTGCCTGAAGGAGTATTACCCGGTAGCCCTGGAGCTCTTCTCAAAGCCAACCCTTCCGGTAGCCCTGGAGTTTTTCAAGCTTTACCCCACCCCGGATCTGGTCAGGGAAGCTACCGTTCCGGAGATGGCCGCTTTTCTGAAAAAGCATAAACATCCACGGCCCAACCAAACGGCTATCTCCATCTGGCAGAAGGCGCATGAGCCGCAGCTTCAGGCCAGCGCTCCCACCGTGCGGGCAAAGTGCCGCTTGATGCTCGCCCTGGTGAGACAGCTGGAGGTAATACAGGAGCAAATCGCTGCTTACGACGAGGAGATCAACCGCCTTTTTCAGCAGCACTCCGACAGCAGGATCTTCGCTAGCCTGCCAGGGGCGGCTGAGCGGCTTGCGCCAAGACTGCTGGCGGAGTGGGGGGACGACCGGGAACGTTACGAAAATGCGGCCGTGGTCCAGGCTTTAGCGGGTACCTCGCCGGTTCTCTTTCAAAGCGGCAAGTACCGCTTTGCCAGGCAGCGCAGATCCTGCGTAAAACCTTTCCGACGAGCAATGCACCTGTTCGCCTTCCAGAGCATCAGGCAGGTTTCCTGGGCACGGGAATATTATGATACCAAGAGAAATCAGGGCAAAACCCACCATGAGGCTTTGCGGGCTTTGGCAAATATCTGGGTACGAATAATCTTTGCCATGTGGAAAAACCGTACTTGTTACGACGAAGCCACATTTATGACAGCCCGTACCAGGTACCTTAGTCGGGTAGCGTAA
- a CDS encoding acyl-CoA dehydrogenase family protein, with protein MAIFPCSIPPLRSATPGKIAKEVTDLAMQIHRGYGYSKEFPIERILRDSQGWLSVIL; from the coding sequence ATGGCTATCTTTCCGTGTTCCATCCCTCCATTGCGAAGTGCTACGCCGGGGAAAATCGCTAAGGAAGTGACCGACCTAGCCATGCAAATTCACAGGGGGTACGGGTATTCCAAAGAGTTTCCCATCGAAAGAATACTTCGGGATTCCCAGGGCTGGCTAAGTGTAATCCTTTAG
- a CDS encoding IclR family transcriptional regulator — MENGIRSLTKALKILDSFTLEKPELSIGEIVFLLDMPKTTVIRLVSTLEKNKYLERDQVTKKYRLGTKLLCFANIVQRTLKVREVALPVMKEIRDQSGETVYLNIIENDERMCVEYVESNQELQRVVFVGQRSPLYAGASAKVLLAYLPEVKIKEYLSKIKLEALASHTITNSNELLEELTIIRNQGYAISNSELIEGVFSICAPVFNHERTVVASLALGLPAVRANEKRITEFIALVKSGAKEISRRLGYDGP, encoded by the coding sequence ATGGAAAACGGTATTCGTTCCCTAACCAAAGCTCTCAAGATTTTAGATTCATTCACTTTGGAAAAACCGGAACTCAGTATTGGTGAAATTGTCTTTCTGTTGGATATGCCAAAAACAACGGTAATAAGGTTGGTGAGCACTTTAGAAAAAAACAAATACCTAGAAAGAGATCAGGTTACCAAAAAATATCGTTTGGGTACAAAACTCCTTTGCTTTGCTAATATTGTCCAACGAACGTTGAAAGTACGTGAAGTTGCTCTGCCGGTTATGAAAGAGATCCGGGACCAGTCGGGGGAAACTGTCTATTTAAACATTATTGAAAACGACGAGCGGATGTGTGTTGAATACGTAGAATCGAATCAGGAACTCCAGCGGGTGGTCTTCGTAGGGCAAAGAAGTCCTCTTTACGCCGGCGCTTCTGCAAAGGTTTTGCTTGCTTATTTGCCGGAGGTGAAAATAAAAGAATATCTTTCCAAAATTAAATTAGAAGCTTTGGCTTCGCATACAATTACTAATTCAAATGAATTACTCGAAGAACTCACTATAATTCGTAATCAAGGATATGCGATCAGTAACAGCGAGCTAATAGAAGGTGTGTTTTCTATTTGCGCACCGGTTTTTAATCATGAAAGAACAGTGGTGGCCAGCCTAGCTCTTGGTCTTCCTGCGGTGCGGGCGAATGAAAAAAGAATTACGGAATTTATTGCGTTAGTTAAGTCAGGAGCTAAAGAAATTTCAAGGCGTCTAGGTTATGACGGGCCGTAA
- a CDS encoding TRAP transporter small permease has protein sequence MMLLVTADVTGRKFFGQPIPGSVEINEEYLMVTMVYLAMSYVYIQGGHVRVTLIRRFLPQVFLKVIDPCLNALGLAFFSLITYFGWQKTATALKFKETSSCILAFPMAPAYFLLTLGAALLCVRIIESIVQPAKIKWEEN, from the coding sequence ATGATGCTACTGGTCACCGCTGACGTTACGGGACGAAAGTTTTTCGGGCAACCCATACCGGGAAGTGTAGAAATCAACGAAGAATACCTCATGGTCACCATGGTCTACTTAGCCATGAGCTACGTGTACATCCAGGGGGGACACGTAAGGGTTACCCTCATCCGGCGCTTTTTGCCGCAAGTTTTTTTAAAGGTAATCGATCCCTGCCTGAATGCCTTGGGTTTGGCCTTTTTCTCCTTGATAACTTATTTTGGTTGGCAGAAAACCGCAACCGCACTTAAATTTAAGGAAACCAGTAGCTGCATTCTCGCCTTCCCCATGGCCCCTGCATATTTCCTCCTTACCCTGGGGGCGGCCTTGTTATGCGTGCGGATTATCGAGTCCATCGTCCAGCCAGCAAAAATCAAGTGGGAGGAAAATTAA
- a CDS encoding TRAP transporter large permease, translated as MLAGAILVFMLLLLFVGMPVGFAMGVAGTIGLYFKGGLSAIASILSNAPYRSAANFALSTVPMFIFMAEIISRANIVPDVFTAAQRWLGRTPGGLAIATVIASAGMGAMSGSSTAAAACMSSIAVPEMRRAGYSLEMAAGVVTVAGTLAIMIPPSIPLVIYGLVTETSIGKLLIAGILPGIMTAAIYSIGLLLWRKLKPEVIPAGQAYSYREKFASLRPLWAFLILASVVIVTLYAGIGTPTEAAAIGAFGAAAISLATRRLDLKGLYAAALQTAKITTMIFTIIIGAMVCGYFFTLTQATQKTILFISSLHIPPWFIMGLIAVLYLILGCIMDQIAILLLTLPLTFPLVTSLGYDPIWFGIIATKLAEIGLVTPPVGMNAYVVSATIKAPLEQVFKGTGVMLMFEFVTLCLLLAFPMIATWLPSFMK; from the coding sequence ATGTTAGCCGGAGCAATACTTGTCTTCATGCTCTTGCTATTATTCGTGGGAATGCCCGTGGGTTTTGCCATGGGGGTTGCCGGGACGATAGGCCTCTACTTTAAGGGCGGGCTTAGTGCCATCGCTTCCATTTTAAGCAATGCCCCTTACCGCTCAGCAGCAAATTTTGCTTTGAGCACCGTGCCCATGTTTATCTTTATGGCCGAAATTATCTCCCGGGCTAACATTGTACCCGATGTTTTTACGGCTGCCCAAAGGTGGTTGGGGCGAACCCCTGGGGGGCTGGCTATTGCTACTGTTATTGCCTCGGCAGGTATGGGGGCCATGTCCGGTTCTAGCACGGCGGCGGCCGCTTGCATGTCTTCCATTGCCGTTCCCGAAATGCGCCGAGCCGGTTATAGCTTGGAGATGGCTGCCGGGGTGGTTACCGTAGCCGGTACCCTGGCCATTATGATCCCTCCAAGTATTCCCCTGGTCATATATGGGCTGGTAACTGAAACCTCCATCGGCAAGTTGCTTATTGCCGGGATATTGCCGGGCATTATGACGGCCGCCATATATTCCATAGGCTTGCTTTTGTGGAGAAAGCTGAAGCCCGAGGTTATACCCGCCGGTCAGGCATACAGCTACAGGGAAAAGTTTGCCTCCCTGAGACCTTTATGGGCCTTTCTCATCCTGGCCTCGGTGGTCATCGTAACCCTTTACGCAGGTATTGGAACGCCCACTGAAGCGGCGGCCATTGGTGCCTTCGGCGCGGCGGCCATCTCCCTGGCCACCCGCCGCCTCGATCTCAAGGGGCTTTATGCCGCAGCCTTGCAGACAGCAAAAATCACCACCATGATCTTTACCATCATCATTGGGGCTATGGTCTGCGGGTACTTCTTTACTCTCACCCAGGCCACGCAGAAAACCATTCTTTTCATTAGCTCCCTGCACATCCCTCCCTGGTTTATCATGGGCCTGATAGCAGTTCTCTACCTCATCTTGGGCTGCATCATGGACCAGATAGCCATTTTGCTATTGACCTTGCCGCTCACCTTTCCCTTGGTTACTTCACTGGGCTACGACCCCATCTGGTTTGGGATAATAGCGACCAAGCTGGCGGAAATCGGCCTGGTCACCCCGCCGGTGGGGATGAACGCCTATGTGGTGAGCGCCACCATTAAGGCCCCACTGGAGCAGGTTTTTAAAGGGACGGGAGTAATGCTCATGTTTGAATTCGTTACCCTCTGCTTGCTCCTGGCCTTTCCCATGATTGCCACCTGGCTGCCTTCGTTCATGAAATAA
- the dctP gene encoding TRAP transporter substrate-binding protein DctP, whose amino-acid sequence MRKTFIQNLAYFSLCFILTFTLSACGAKTNQQGKEETITLKMADSFPVNHICSRDFAKFFIDRVEKLTNGKVRIEYYPAEQIGKLKDLLDLTSQGVIDIGYAPPSFLAGKLSLNTVMIIPEYYKASQGSEIYNRLAKGILMQEFQKYGVRPIFVYALPQYDVGTVRKPIKSPDDLKGLKLKTSGGLYDKIASRYGVTPVVVPSPEVYEATQRGVVEGNFFSFISVRDYRVNELEKYHTFGATFGGYPIAYVINEKTWQRLPADIQKALLQAADELNKHAGETLDMEQEKIAREFEQQGMVIYRIPPEELERWRAPLKGLEQEWIEEMEKKGLPGRQVYEEYHRLCQEIVK is encoded by the coding sequence ATGAGAAAAACCTTTATTCAGAATTTGGCTTATTTTTCACTTTGTTTTATACTTACTTTTACCTTAAGCGCATGTGGCGCTAAGACAAATCAACAGGGCAAGGAAGAGACTATCACTCTTAAGATGGCCGATTCATTTCCAGTTAATCACATTTGCTCACGTGATTTCGCAAAGTTTTTTATAGACCGAGTAGAAAAATTAACAAATGGTAAGGTGAGAATAGAGTATTATCCGGCCGAACAGATCGGGAAGCTGAAAGACTTGTTAGACCTTACTAGTCAGGGTGTAATTGATATTGGATATGCACCGCCTTCATTCTTAGCAGGGAAGTTGTCTCTTAATACTGTGATGATTATTCCAGAATACTATAAAGCGAGTCAAGGAAGTGAGATCTACAATAGACTTGCAAAGGGGATTTTAATGCAAGAGTTTCAAAAGTACGGGGTAAGGCCAATATTTGTGTACGCACTTCCGCAGTATGACGTAGGAACTGTGCGCAAACCGATAAAGTCTCCGGACGACTTAAAGGGTTTAAAGTTAAAAACGTCAGGTGGGCTATATGACAAAATAGCTAGCAGATACGGTGTGACGCCAGTTGTAGTTCCTTCTCCAGAAGTATATGAGGCGACTCAGAGAGGCGTTGTAGAAGGAAATTTCTTTAGTTTCATTAGCGTCAGGGATTACCGAGTTAATGAACTGGAGAAATACCATACCTTTGGGGCAACTTTTGGAGGTTATCCTATAGCTTATGTGATAAATGAAAAAACGTGGCAAAGATTGCCAGCAGACATCCAAAAAGCACTTTTGCAAGCAGCTGATGAGCTCAACAAACATGCTGGAGAGACCCTAGATATGGAGCAAGAAAAGATAGCTCGGGAGTTTGAGCAGCAGGGCATGGTAATTTACCGTATTCCGCCAGAAGAATTAGAAAGGTGGAGGGCACCGTTAAAGGGATTAGAGCAAGAATGGATTGAGGAGATGGAGAAGAAGGGCCTTCCCGGCAGGCAGGTTTATGAAGAATATCATAGGTTGTGTCAAGAGATTGTAAAATAG